The window CCGATCTAGCGCGTTGCCGACGTTGTCGCCGAGCGGTTGCGACATGTCGGTCAGGAGCGCCACGGCTTTCTTGCCCATCTTCCCCATGGTGTCGAGGAGCATCCGTCCGAGGAGCCTCGCACGCTCCTCCGTCTTCATGAACGCGCCACTGCCCGTCTTGACATCGAGGACGAGACCGTCGATGCCTTCCGCGAGCTTCTTCGACAGAATGCTTCCGGTGATGAGCGGGAGACTTTCTACCGTCGAGGTCGCGTCCCTCAGCTCGTAGAGCTTCCGGTCGGCGGGAGCAACGTCCTTTGTTGGACCCACCATGGCGACGCCGATTTTGCGCACCGCGGCTCGGAATCGCTCCAGATCGAGCCGGACGTCGAAGCCGGGAATGGACTCGAGCTTGTCGAGAGTGCCGCCGGTGTGCCCGAGCCCGCGACCGGAGAGCATCGGAACCACCACGCCGGCGGAAGCCGCGATGGGAGCGACGATGAGCGAAACTTTGTCACCGACCCCGCCGGTGCTGTGCTTGTCGATCTTGGCGCCGGGAACGTCGCCGAAGTCCATGACCGAGCCACTCAGAAGCATCGAGCGGGTGAGGCAAAGCGTTTCCTCGTCGCTCATGCCCTTCAGATAGACGGCCATCAAGAATGCCGCGATTTGATAGTCGGGCACCTCGCCCGATACCGCTCCCTGTACGAAGAAATCGATCTCATCGGGCTCGAGCTTCTTCCCGTCGCGCTTACGCCTCAGGATATCGACCGCTCTCATCGTGAAAGGATTATGATGATAGCAAGAAAGAGGTTTTCAGTGACCATCCACGTCGTAGAACACCCACTGGTGGACGACGTTCTCGCCGCCCTGCGTGACGAGACGACGCCTCCCTCAAGGTTTCGTCTCTTGACGAAGCAGATCACGATGCTCGTCGCCGTAGAGGCCACCGCAGACCTGCCGGTTCGCCGTGAGAGGGTCCGAACGCCCCTCGAGGAGGCCGAGGTCCGCCGACTGGCGGCAGACATCGTTCTCGTGCCCATCTTGCGCGCCGGACTGGGAATGCTGGACGTCATGCTTCAGCTGTTGCCGAACGCTACCGTCGGGCACGTCGGGCTGGAGCGCGACGAAGAGACCGCCGTCGCCCGGGAGTACTATCGCAAGCTTCCGCCGCTTCAGGAACGAATCGTCCTGATCCTCGACCCCATGTTGGCAACCGGGGGATCGGCGAGGGCGGCGATCGGCCTTCTCGACGAGCACGGTGCCAAAGACGTAAGACTCCTCTCGATCGTCGCCGCTCCCGAGGGGATCGACCTTCTCGCCACACACTGTCCCAATGTGTCCATCTACACCGCCGCCGTCGATCGAGGCTTGAACGATCAGAAATTCATCCTGCCGGGTCTGGGAGATTTCGGCGATCGCCTCTACGGCACTCAATTCGGCTAGAATCGACGAGACATGGATACTCGAGAAATCTCCCGAACGGGGCAGGGGCTGGCGGCGATACCGATTTCCGCTTCGGCTTGGCTCGTGCCCGGTCTCGGTCATTTGATGTTGGGCAAGCGCGGTCGTGGATTCACGTTCTTCACCGTGATCGTCGGCCTCTTTGTCATGGGACTCCATATGCACGGTGAGCTCTTCGCCCTCGACGCCGGGGAGCCGTTGACGTTGCTCGCCGGACTCGCCGAGATTGGCGTCGGCTTGCCGTACTTCGCCGCCAAGCTCCTCGGTGCTGGGGCCGGTGAGGTGACCTCCCGGACGTACGAATACGGCTACACGTTTCTCATCGTGTCCGGGTTATTGAACGCGCTCGTGGTGCTCGATGCTTACGACATCGCCATGGGGAGAAAAGATTGACGAGCCACTTTCTAATATTGAGTGTATTCGCCTTCGGAGTTTCCGTCGGGTTCGCCCTTCTGATGCGGGAGACCCCCAGCGAGCAGATCCGTTTCGGGATATTCGCGTTTCTGTGTTTCCTCGGTTCCGCGTTTCTCCTCGGATGGCTCATGTACCCTTTTCCATCTTGAACTTGCTACGCTATTACGGGCCGCTGCTCCTTTTCATGGTTTTGATCTTCTGGACGTCGTCGAGGAGCCAGCCGCCGCTACCCATCGAGGCGCCGGACTACGTCCTTCACGCGGGCACGTTCTTCATTCTCGCCTTGCTCGCATCACGGGCTTTTGCCTTCGGCCTTGCCAAGCCCGCAGCGACGTGGAAGCTGTGGGCGGCGCTCGCCGTCTCGATATTGTTCGGACTCAGCGATGAATGGCACCAGTCCTACGTTCCCGGCCGCCACGTGAGCCTCAGAGACGTGGCTGCCGACAGCATCGGCGCGCTGCTCGCGGTCTCCGGCGTCGCGCTATTGTGGAAAACACGAGGCGCCTCGAAGTCGTCCGCGGCGGCGACGATGGAGGCGAACGC is drawn from Vicinamibacteria bacterium and contains these coding sequences:
- a CDS encoding DUF6677 family protein — protein: MDTREISRTGQGLAAIPISASAWLVPGLGHLMLGKRGRGFTFFTVIVGLFVMGLHMHGELFALDAGEPLTLLAGLAEIGVGLPYFAAKLLGAGAGEVTSRTYEYGYTFLIVSGLLNALVVLDAYDIAMGRKD
- a CDS encoding thymidine phosphorylase yields the protein MRAVDILRRKRDGKKLEPDEIDFFVQGAVSGEVPDYQIAAFLMAVYLKGMSDEETLCLTRSMLLSGSVMDFGDVPGAKIDKHSTGGVGDKVSLIVAPIAASAGVVVPMLSGRGLGHTGGTLDKLESIPGFDVRLDLERFRAAVRKIGVAMVGPTKDVAPADRKLYELRDATSTVESLPLITGSILSKKLAEGIDGLVLDVKTGSGAFMKTEERARLLGRMLLDTMGKMGKKAVALLTDMSQPLGDNVGNALDR
- a CDS encoding VanZ family protein; amino-acid sequence: MAHVPFSILNLLRYYGPLLLFMVLIFWTSSRSQPPLPIEAPDYVLHAGTFFILALLASRAFAFGLAKPAATWKLWAALAVSILFGLSDEWHQSYVPGRHVSLRDVAADSIGALLAVSGVALLWKTRGASKSSAAATMEANAGGRRDVD
- the upp gene encoding uracil phosphoribosyltransferase — encoded protein: MTIHVVEHPLVDDVLAALRDETTPPSRFRLLTKQITMLVAVEATADLPVRRERVRTPLEEAEVRRLAADIVLVPILRAGLGMLDVMLQLLPNATVGHVGLERDEETAVAREYYRKLPPLQERIVLILDPMLATGGSARAAIGLLDEHGAKDVRLLSIVAAPEGIDLLATHCPNVSIYTAAVDRGLNDQKFILPGLGDFGDRLYGTQFG